A DNA window from Primulina tabacum isolate GXHZ01 chromosome 12, ASM2559414v2, whole genome shotgun sequence contains the following coding sequences:
- the LOC142520199 gene encoding uncharacterized protein LOC142520199 yields the protein MAAREQAPADQPLLPGDLTLAQFTIIFHRDLLVLRLLSRNVLLWWQTTEAGLRAQGRTVDWDVFRSRFLDKYFSIAARQKKEREFEDLRQGSMSVAEYESQYSALLKCVPHIATNVHAKMRHFLKGLKLELFDRVQSNNPVSFEDAVTRAEMAELVMQEYRAQGRLSEPTRESLRPQEHYFKYQKGSTSSLASFGKRRFDSRRVESRGSISQSVQGQRGESIACPSREREREPRSARGRSLESGGRQPQQFTQRPFGGQPRMQGAGPPKAQVYALTREQVPRIHLYRRGLWLSIMRSSPLSMPLSVATPSGVDILVVSMISDDVTEKKKEVGIEEIPVVAEFADIFPDEIPGFPPIREVEFGIELMPGTSPMSRTPYIMTPAELRVESPVAGLAGQGIHSP from the exons ATGGCAGCTAGAGAACAG GCACCTGCAGATCAGCCTTTATTGCCTGGTGATTTGACTTTAGCACAGTTCACAATTATCTTCCACCGAGATTTGTTAGTTCTGAGACTG CTTTCGAGGAATGTATTATTGTGGTGGCAGACGACTGAGGCCGGATTGAGAGCACAGGGCCGTACTGttgattgggatgtgtttcgcTCTCGTTTTCTTGATAAGTATTTTTCTATAGCAGCCAGACAGAAGAAAGAGAGAGAATTCGAGGATTTGAGACAGGGCAGTATGTCTGTTGCTGAGTATGAGTCTCAGTATTCTGCATTGCTGAAATGTGTGCCACATATTGCTACGAATGTTCATGCTAAGatgaggcatttcttgaaaGGGTTGAAGTTAGAGTTATTTGATCGTGTGCAATCGAACAACCCAGTATCATTTGAGGATGCAGTGACGAGAGCTGAGATGGCTGAGTTGGTAATGCAAGAGTATAGGGCTCAGGGACGATTATCAGAGCCGACTAGGGAGTCATTGCGACCGCAGGAACATTACTTTAAATATCAGAAGGGTTCAACTTCTTCTTTAGCATCATTTGGGAAGCGTCGATTTGATTCACGACGTGTTGAGAGTCGTGGGAGCATTTCTCAGTCTGTTCAGGGGCAGAGAGGGGAGTCCATAGCA TGTCCTAGTCGTGAGAGAGAGCGAGAGCCTAGGAGTGCTAGAGGTAGATCCTTAGAGAGTGGAGGACGACAGCCTCAACAATTTACACAACGACCTTTTGGAGGACAGCCACGTATGCAGGGAGCTGGTCCGCCTAAGGCACAGGTGTATGCTTTGACGCGAGAGCAG GTGCctcgcatacatttatatcgAAGAGGTTTGTGGTTGAGCATCATGCGCTCGTCTCCATTGTCTATGCCTCTTTCTGTTGCGACACCTTCTGGAGTTGATATAttagttgtatctatgatatcagatg ATGTGACAGAAAAGAAGAAGGAGGTGGGAATAGAGGAGATACCTGTAGTTGCTGAGTTTGCTGATatatttcctgatgagattccaggcttcCCACCAATTCGTGAGGTAGAGTTTgggattgagttgatgccaggtacttcCCCTATGTCTCGTACTCCTTACATAATGACACCAGCAGAGTTGAGAGTTGAAAGCCCAGTTGCAGGACTTGCTGGACAAGGGATACATTCGCCCTAG